The proteins below are encoded in one region of Knoellia sp. S7-12:
- a CDS encoding DNA topoisomerase IV subunit B, protein MSPTSTAKKAATTKSSSDYSAHHLQVLEGLEAVRKRPGMYIGSTDSRGLMHCLWEIIDNAVDEALGGHGDRIEVILHKDGSVEVRDTARGIPVDIEPRTGLTGVEVVFTKLHAGGKFGGGSYTASGGLHGVGASVVNALSARLDVEVDRGGNTYAMSFRRGEPGYFPDVVSADKSPDHEFTPYERTSELAIIGKAKRGVTGTRIRYWSDPQIFIKDAEFDYEGLVARARQTSFLVPGLTLMIRDERALPGTAGESGPHEEVFFHDGGISEFAEFLAPDPAVTDVWRLRGTGNFTETVPVLDSKGHMSPQDVERECEVDVAVRWGTGYDAKVSSFVNIIATPKGGTHMAGFEQALLKVFRKQLEVNARRLKVGGDKVDKDDILAGLTAVVTVRLAEPQFEGQTKEVLGTNAVRAIVGRVIEKELTANLTSTKRGEKQQAAMLLEKVTAEMKSRISARLHKETQRKKNALETSSLPAKLADCRSNDVEKTELFIVEGDSALGTAKLARNSDIQALLPIRGKILNVQKASLTDMLGNAECAAIIQVLGAGSGRSFDVDAARYGKVIIMTDADVDGAHIRTLLLTLFFRYMRPLVEAGRVYAAVPPLHRIEVAGAGARKGELIYTYSEGEMRKTVASLTKKGRNIKQPMQRYKGLGEMDADQLAETTMDPHHRMLRKVTMADAEQSENIFELLMGNEVAPRRDFIVKGSARLDKERIDA, encoded by the coding sequence ATGAGCCCCACGTCCACGGCCAAGAAGGCCGCGACGACCAAGTCCTCGTCCGACTACAGCGCGCACCACCTCCAGGTGCTCGAGGGCCTCGAGGCCGTGCGCAAGCGGCCGGGGATGTACATCGGGTCGACCGACAGCCGCGGTCTCATGCACTGCCTCTGGGAGATCATCGACAACGCCGTCGACGAGGCACTCGGCGGCCACGGCGACCGCATCGAGGTCATCCTCCACAAGGACGGCTCCGTCGAGGTCCGTGACACCGCGCGCGGCATCCCGGTCGACATCGAGCCCCGCACCGGTCTCACCGGCGTCGAGGTCGTCTTCACCAAACTGCACGCCGGTGGCAAGTTCGGCGGCGGGTCCTACACCGCGTCCGGTGGACTTCACGGCGTCGGTGCCTCCGTCGTCAACGCACTGTCGGCCCGTCTCGACGTCGAGGTCGACCGCGGCGGCAACACCTATGCGATGAGCTTCCGGCGCGGTGAGCCGGGCTACTTCCCCGACGTCGTCAGCGCGGACAAGAGCCCGGACCACGAGTTCACGCCCTACGAGCGCACCAGCGAGCTCGCCATCATCGGCAAGGCGAAGCGTGGCGTCACGGGCACCCGCATTCGCTACTGGTCAGACCCGCAGATCTTCATCAAGGACGCCGAGTTCGACTACGAGGGTCTCGTCGCCCGCGCGCGCCAGACCTCGTTCCTCGTCCCCGGACTCACCCTCATGATCCGCGACGAGCGCGCACTGCCGGGGACGGCGGGGGAGAGCGGCCCGCACGAGGAGGTCTTCTTCCACGACGGCGGGATCAGCGAGTTCGCCGAGTTCCTCGCTCCTGACCCTGCGGTCACTGACGTCTGGCGCCTCCGGGGGACCGGCAACTTCACCGAGACCGTGCCCGTTCTCGATTCCAAGGGACACATGTCCCCGCAGGACGTCGAGCGGGAGTGCGAGGTCGATGTCGCGGTCCGCTGGGGCACCGGCTACGACGCCAAGGTGAGCTCGTTCGTCAACATCATCGCGACGCCCAAGGGCGGCACGCACATGGCTGGCTTCGAGCAGGCGCTGCTCAAGGTCTTCCGCAAACAGCTCGAGGTCAACGCCCGCCGCCTCAAGGTCGGCGGCGACAAGGTCGACAAGGACGACATCCTCGCGGGCCTCACGGCGGTCGTGACCGTGCGCCTTGCCGAGCCCCAGTTCGAGGGGCAGACCAAGGAGGTCCTCGGCACCAACGCCGTGCGGGCCATCGTCGGGCGAGTCATCGAGAAGGAGCTCACGGCCAACCTCACGTCGACCAAGCGGGGCGAGAAGCAGCAGGCAGCCATGCTGCTCGAGAAGGTCACCGCCGAGATGAAGTCGCGCATCAGTGCGCGCCTGCACAAGGAGACCCAGCGCAAGAAGAACGCCCTCGAGACCTCCTCGCTGCCAGCCAAGCTCGCGGACTGCCGCAGCAACGACGTCGAGAAGACGGAGCTGTTCATCGTCGAGGGTGACAGCGCCCTCGGCACCGCCAAGCTCGCCCGCAACTCCGACATCCAGGCGCTGCTACCGATCCGCGGCAAGATCCTCAACGTCCAGAAGGCCTCACTGACCGACATGCTCGGCAACGCCGAGTGTGCCGCGATCATCCAGGTCCTGGGCGCCGGTTCTGGTCGTTCGTTCGACGTCGACGCCGCCCGCTACGGCAAAGTCATCATCATGACCGACGCCGATGTCGACGGCGCCCACATCCGCACGCTGCTGCTCACCCTTTTCTTCCGCTACATGCGGCCTCTCGTCGAGGCCGGGCGGGTGTATGCCGCAGTGCCGCCGCTGCACCGCATCGAGGTCGCGGGTGCGGGGGCCCGCAAGGGCGAGCTCATCTATACGTACTCCGAGGGGGAGATGCGCAAGACCGTCGCCTCGCTCACCAAGAAGGGTCGCAACATCAAGCAGCCCATGCAGCGCTACAAGGGGCTCGGCGAGATGGACGCCGACCAACTCGCGGAGACGACGATGGACCCCCACCACCGCATGCTGCGCAAGGTCACCATGGCCGACGCCGAGCAGTCCGAGAACATCTTCGAGCTGCTCATGGGCAACGAAGTCGCACCTCGCCGCGACTTCATCGTCAAGGGCTCGGCCCGGCTCGACAAGGAGCGGATCGACGCCTGA
- a CDS encoding APC family permease gives MSGHVDDRGGTGVIDAPQGGQPELKRVMGPKLLLLFIVGDILGTGVYALTGSVAGEVGGAAWAPFLAAFIVATITAFSYLELVTKYPQAAGAALYTHKAFGIHFITFIICFAVMCSGITSASTASNAFAGFLRDGLGMKEQWPAGSTPLLIIALGFMALVAAINFRGVGESVKANVVLTMVELSGLLLVIFIGLYAVTQGQADFSRTVVFDSPSDKSTFFAITAATSLAFFAMVGFEDSVNMAEETHDPAKNFPKMMLAGLGITGVIYVLVSITAVALVPVGTLANPDEGSALVQVVAAGAPNFPFDKVFPFIGMFAVANSALINMLMASRLLYGMSKQEVLPPFLGKVHATRRTPWAAILFTTAIAFGLIIYVVRANGSESGASTVTLLGGTTALLLLCVFTVVNIAVLVLRRDPVEHKHFTAPSVLPYLGAALCAFLAGPWARSEAQQEQYKIAGGLLAVGVVLWAITWLANRFFFAKKTYMRDPEELGDPDHEHH, from the coding sequence ATGAGTGGTCACGTCGACGATCGCGGTGGCACAGGTGTCATCGATGCACCACAGGGCGGGCAGCCAGAGCTCAAGCGGGTCATGGGCCCCAAACTCTTGTTGTTGTTCATCGTCGGAGACATCCTCGGCACCGGTGTCTATGCGCTCACCGGTTCGGTCGCGGGCGAGGTCGGGGGCGCGGCATGGGCACCCTTCCTCGCGGCCTTCATCGTCGCGACGATCACGGCGTTCTCCTACCTCGAGCTCGTGACGAAGTACCCCCAGGCAGCCGGTGCGGCGCTCTATACGCACAAGGCCTTCGGGATCCACTTCATCACCTTCATCATCTGTTTCGCAGTCATGTGCTCGGGCATCACATCCGCCTCGACGGCCTCCAACGCCTTCGCCGGCTTCCTGCGTGACGGGCTCGGCATGAAGGAGCAGTGGCCGGCCGGCTCGACGCCACTGCTGATCATCGCGCTCGGCTTCATGGCTCTCGTGGCGGCGATCAACTTCCGCGGTGTGGGCGAGAGCGTCAAGGCCAACGTCGTGCTCACCATGGTGGAGCTGTCCGGTCTGCTCCTGGTCATCTTCATCGGCCTGTATGCCGTGACGCAGGGCCAGGCCGACTTCTCCCGGACCGTGGTGTTCGACAGTCCGAGCGACAAGAGCACGTTCTTTGCGATCACCGCCGCGACATCGCTGGCGTTCTTCGCGATGGTCGGCTTCGAGGACTCGGTCAACATGGCCGAGGAGACCCACGATCCCGCCAAGAACTTCCCGAAGATGATGCTCGCGGGTCTCGGCATCACCGGCGTCATCTATGTCCTCGTGTCCATCACCGCCGTGGCTCTTGTGCCCGTCGGGACTCTGGCAAATCCGGATGAGGGATCGGCGCTGGTCCAGGTCGTTGCCGCGGGCGCTCCGAACTTCCCGTTCGACAAGGTGTTCCCCTTCATCGGCATGTTCGCGGTGGCCAACTCGGCGCTCATCAACATGCTCATGGCGAGTCGGCTCCTCTACGGCATGTCCAAGCAGGAGGTCCTGCCACCCTTCCTCGGCAAGGTCCACGCGACCCGCCGCACCCCTTGGGCAGCCATCCTCTTCACCACGGCGATCGCCTTCGGTCTGATCATCTATGTGGTGCGTGCCAACGGAAGCGAGTCGGGTGCCAGCACCGTCACCCTCCTCGGCGGCACGACAGCTCTGCTGCTGCTGTGCGTCTTCACGGTCGTCAATATCGCCGTGCTCGTGTTGCGGCGCGATCCGGTGGAGCACAAGCACTTCACGGCGCCGTCGGTTCTGCCCTATTTGGGTGCGGCGCTGTGTGCGTTCCTCGCCGGGCCGTGGGCGCGCAGCGAGGCCCAGCAGGAGCAATACAAGATCGCGGGCGGACTGCTCGCCGTCGGCGTCGTCCTGTGGGCCATCACCTGGCTCGCCAACCGGTTCTTCTTCGCCAAGAAGACCTACATGCGTGACCCGGAGGAGCTCGGCGACCCCGACCACGAGCACCACTGA